From bacterium, a single genomic window includes:
- a CDS encoding membrane lipoprotein lipid attachment site-containing protein, with translation MKKIFFLLLIFVILTGCQKKKENYNLPLSDKEIEECLNFGKDNFSLSYTEFTENWAVNLGYDYGKGRAILITPFLKVALIGKKAAENNEKVDIDMVEKILAKENDKISFEVTLFGNYPQFGRTVNAKLKYKDKEFSPTYCFFPKFSQVARDYTQIVTGKIVFPKDDIPDDAQISLIVSFKPFENEKEETCTFDFDLKRLK, from the coding sequence ATGAAAAAGATATTTTTTCTATTATTAATTTTTGTAATATTAACTGGATGTCAGAAAAAAAAGGAAAATTATAATTTACCATTGAGCGATAAAGAAATTGAAGAATGTCTTAATTTTGGAAAAGATAATTTCTCTTTAAGTTATACTGAATTTACTGAAAATTGGGCAGTGAACCTTGGATATGATTATGGAAAGGGCAGGGCGATTTTAATTACCCCATTTTTAAAAGTTGCTTTAATAGGAAAAAAAGCAGCAGAAAATAATGAGAAAGTTGATATTGATATGGTTGAAAAAATTCTTGCAAAAGAAAATGATAAAATATCTTTTGAAGTTACTCTTTTTGGTAATTATCCTCAATTTGGGAGGACTGTAAACGCAAAGTTGAAATATAAAGATAAAGAATTTTCACCCACTTATTGTTTTTTCCCAAAATTTTCACAAGTGGCAAGAGATTATACTCAGATAGTAACAGGGAAAATTGTATTTCCTAAAGATGATATACCAGATGATGCCCAAATTTCTCTTATTGTATCTTTTAAACCATTTGAAAATG